In a single window of the Methylococcus sp. Mc7 genome:
- a CDS encoding glutathione S-transferase N-terminal domain-containing protein, protein MTLFCSPTCAYSHRTRIVLHEKGISADIEYVDMGDPPEDLVELNPYGTMPTLVDRDLVLYDSRIIMEYLDERFPHPPLHPMDPVSRARARLLVHRVERDWYSLLEEIENAPEGRSQKARKQLRESLLAAAPIFAAKPYFLSDEFCLVDCSLAPLLWRLPMLGIDLPRQAEPIKAYAARLFERHSFQASLSEEEREFAAPAHVIPEDA, encoded by the coding sequence ATGACTCTGTTTTGTTCCCCGACCTGCGCGTACAGTCATCGTACGCGGATCGTGCTGCATGAAAAAGGAATTTCCGCGGACATCGAATATGTCGACATGGGCGATCCCCCCGAGGATCTGGTCGAGCTGAATCCCTATGGCACCATGCCGACGCTCGTCGACCGGGACTTGGTGCTCTACGACTCCCGCATCATCATGGAGTACCTCGACGAGCGTTTTCCCCATCCCCCGCTGCATCCGATGGACCCGGTCTCGCGGGCCAGGGCGCGCTTGCTCGTCCATCGGGTCGAGCGGGACTGGTACAGTCTTCTCGAGGAAATCGAAAATGCGCCCGAGGGCAGAAGCCAGAAGGCCAGGAAGCAGTTGCGGGAAAGCCTGCTCGCAGCGGCGCCCATATTCGCCGCCAAGCCCTATTTCCTGAGTGACGAATTCTGCCTGGTCGACTGTTCGCTGGCACCGTTGCTGTGGCGGCTGCCCATGCTGGGTATCGATCTGCCTCGCCAGGCCGAGCCGATCAAGGCTTATGCGGCCCGGCTGTTCGAACGCCATTCGTTTCAGGCGAGCCTGAGCGAAGAGGAGCGGGAGTTCGCCGCGCCGGCCCACGTGATCCCGGAAGACGCATGA
- a CDS encoding ClpXP protease specificity-enhancing factor: MIPLKPYLIRAVYEWLIDNDFTPYLLVDAEAPSVDVPRQYVQEGRIVLNLRPQAVQHLDMNNHEVTFSARFGGTPTSVYIPVSAVMALYARENGQGMVFDQEEGPGGEPPPPPEPQEPAQKKRPALRVVK, encoded by the coding sequence ATGATCCCTCTCAAGCCCTATCTCATACGGGCTGTTTACGAGTGGCTGATCGACAACGATTTCACGCCTTATCTGCTCGTCGACGCCGAAGCGCCCTCGGTCGACGTGCCGCGGCAATACGTGCAGGAAGGGCGCATCGTGCTCAATCTCCGCCCGCAAGCCGTGCAGCATCTGGACATGAACAACCACGAAGTGACGTTCAGCGCCCGTTTCGGCGGGACACCCACTAGCGTCTACATCCCGGTGTCGGCCGTCATGGCGCTGTATGCCCGCGAAAATGGCCAGGGCATGGTGTTCGACCAGGAAGAGGGGCCCGGCGGCGAACCTCCGCCGCCACCCGAACCGCAGGAGCCGGCGCAGAAAAAGCGGCCGGCACTGCGGGTGGTGAAATAG